The Helicoverpa zea isolate HzStark_Cry1AcR chromosome 2, ilHelZeax1.1, whole genome shotgun sequence DNA window taaaattttcagttgttttttaaCTATTAACTACTACTACACTACTATtactaatagtttttttttgaaaattggaTGTAAGTACTCAGTGACATAAGGAGCGAACTGAATGTAGCTGtataaaattgacaaacaaTATAAACTACCTAtccagtgccggttttaactctaccagccctgggcgagatttctacggcgccctccaactgcaattcaaacccatacgaaaaacagagacacttgtagttaccgattgcgcgagcgaagtgagcgcgaattttttttatagtcaaagtcaaagcaaaaattacgtaaaatatagcccaatcgtacataagttattgctggttggtgaatgcaaaccAGGGGAACAGagcttctgattgcgcgagcgaagcgagcgcgaaattttttgttatattttggaactcaaaacaaaaattacttaaaatgtagcccaaacgtacataactctttgctGGTGTTGGCggctatgtattaaaattttgggacttaaagtagtaccgtaaataagaaagttcacaTGGGAACTAgaatttactttcttattaataaaaggacttaaaaacgacgctacctttttgctagggtagactaaaaaaaaatgaaaaataaaaacaactgtaaagtgaagcaagcccgaaaatttttgagttttggatcagtAAAAGTcttaaacatatataataaaaggcaactGTGAAGTAAAgaaatcgcgagcgaagcgagcgcgaaaattttagAGTTTTGGGAcgtaaaagtagtgtttgttcgagaatttctcaaatttaacgcgaaattaaacacaaattaaaagaaaccgtgactggatcgacagtcagctgtatgtgtttgtttcttcggtgctccaactttttgttaaattgagaactctaaaagtaaacgcagaagaaatttgaaataaagaagaaaccgcgagcgaagtgagcgctttttttttcttcgaagTCTGCAGCAAATTTGCTTGTCTATTTGACATTTTACAAGGCTAAACTTCCATATAACGCAAGCAAtcccatgtttattatttttactggcTAGGAATTGACTTGGTTGGTGGTTTTAaagattgttattgaaaaacctATTTGACTTCTAATCCTCTCAAGTTGAGTGATCGTCTTATGGAATCTAATGTCCTAGGCCTGTATGGCCTTTGGACaaatctaacgcgcccggcattatacgacaatacattaatttaattgaaatttcttggtccaggagcgtaccgcggcgcgggcgcccctgagcccacgGCGCCCGGTTTaatcgcacaccctgcaccataggtttagacggccctgatgctatccatacatttggatacagttcttgtaggttgcgatctttgatgaaatttaaaataaaaataggagtaacTTGAATTAAAATAGGagattctgatcaaggattggttagGGCGCCTGTGGCGCCCCTTacatccggcgccctgggccgtcgcccaaccgcgccctaccctaaagccgttACTGTACCTACCCCATTAACTAACTAAAAGTAACACGTTAGCATCTCACCTCCATGACAACTTTGATGGGTTGTTGTCCATGAAAGGCGAGGTAATAGATGGGGAGCTTCTCGAAGTCGTCAGCGAACTTGTTGAAGTCCTGCAGGTTCTGCTCCAGAGGCACTCCGGCGAACTGCTGCAGCATGGTGCGAGCCAGCCGGGAGTTACGGATCTCGAAGCTACCCCATAATGTGTTCACCTGTTTTTTGCGAAAGGAGAATGTTCGGTAGGTAAGtgataatgtaatgtaatattatgATTTTGCGTACATTCAACTGATATCTAGGCATAACCACTGAAGAAAACTAGTTACTGCTATATAACTGCATCGTCAATATTGCAGTGCCGTAACTAGCCTTTTATGCGCCCGGTGCGAGCTTTCAAAACTGCGCCCTTGAAAAATGCTCTAACCAGGCTCTGACAATaaagtggacaaatgtgcataaaaataaatctatctattttttgtttacgaaggtataggtacttagtagatttctttaagataaaaattgtttattcaaaatctaTCTCTCGCTCGCTAGTGCGTCAGTAACGCCGCACGCGtagttaatgaataaaatcaaagataaaGGGAGGACCAATGAATGTGGCTGACAGCAATGACAGCGTAACGTGAACTATATGTACATCTCCTCAGCTAGATTGACAGATTTGCTTAGAACTTCTAAGTTAGAAGTGGGTAGAGGTTTGGTCTTGACACGGTGTGCTTACTTAACCTTAAATTTTGCTTTCGGAAAGAGGTTTTAGTGCTGTTTCTGtggtgtgtttttgttttttgtttggtgAAGGATTTTTGTAAGTCTAAATTTATATAGTCTAAGTATTTAACACTCATTTCCCAAGGAAATGAGTGACAAAGAACCCCCTGATGGGGGTGGAGGGGTTCCTCCAGATATAGACATCTTAGATTGTTCCCAAGACATAAATGTAAGTCTTCAGCAGAGATCTGCCCTTAAACGACCTGCGGATTCAGATTCCTCCATTGAATCCAAGAAAAACAGACCTCCGTCTGATTCAATTCAGTCGGTTTTTTCGAAGCCTGGATTCGAAACCAACTCCAAACTTTTCTACAATGAGTGTGACAGAGCACCCTTCACTGTTTTTGTATCCAAAATTGAGCCTGATCCTGCCACTGGTACAACTTTAAAAGTCCTGAAGTTCGCTCAGTTCTTGCACAAAAATAACGTCAAAGGCATTTCTGAAGGTGGAATTAAGTCCCTAGGACGCAATAAACTCGCCATTGAATTCAAGACTGCTTCGGAGGCCAATAGTTTTGTGGAGAGTGACTTTCTTACCTCAAATAACTATAGTGCTAAAATCCCCCGCTTCCAAATTACTCGTATGGGCATTGTCAGGGATATCCCTACCGACTGGACCTTGGAGGACTTAGTCTCAGGGGTAGAAACTCCTCGCAATTGTGGGGAGGTCATTCGGGCTAGACGcctcaactttaaaaataagaaagGGGATACAGTAACGTGGTCCCCTTCTTCTACGGTGGTTCTGACTTTCGCTGGTCAAACTCTCCCAGAGAGAGTTTTCTGGGAGAGTTTGACCAGCGAAAGTGTTACAATGCCTCCCTCCCTGTCTCAGTCTATCATCTCCCAACAATCCAATGCCGCAACTGCCTCCGTTTTGGCCACATCCGCTCTCAGTGTAGGTCGAAAGCTCGATGCTTTAAATGCGCTCAGCCGCATCCTGGTGACAGCTGCAACGTCCCTGACTCACAGGTAACTTGCATTTTAGGCGATGGTGGCAACCACAAGGCTACAGACGATCAATGCCCTGAACATTCAcgccaaaaaaatatcaaaatggtTATGTCTCAGGAGAACCTCAGCTATAGTGAGGCGTCTGCAAGATTCCCGCGAGTTAAACGCTTCTACTCTAACGTCACGGCGAACTCCCCACAATACCATTCCACACAGGCTCTCGCTCCCGACTTCTCTCAGCTTTTTGCTTCCCCTCTCTTGTCTCCTTCTTCTCCATCTGCCTCCCCCTCCAAAACATCGTACACCAAAACAGTTTTCCGTTCCCCCAGACCTAGACCCGAGCTGAGCAAGTCATACGATGTTCAGGCCCATAGGTCGATTGTATCGTCCCCCAATTCCTCTCAGCCAAATGGCTGTGCTTTACAGCAGCCTCCTAACACAGAATCCACTCCCCTTTGTACTCCTAATGATAACCTTATTGAACTTCTCACTTGCTCCCTTATCAACATCCTCTCCAAATTTAGTGATGCCATACCGAACAACGTCCTCATACTTGTTGAGCAGCTGCTTCAATCTTGGATCCGTAGAAATGCCAAAGATCCTTCAATGGAATAGCAGAAGTATCACTCAAAAAAAGCACGATTTACTGTTCCTATTGAATCGCCACAATCCCATTGTTTTTGCCTTGTCGGAGACATGGTTGAGGCCGGGGTCCCCTTTTAGGGTTCCTGGTTTCTCGTGTCTCCGGGATGACAGAGACGACGGTCGAGCGGGATGCGCCCTGCTAGTTAGCAGATCAGTCCCCTTTTCCCAGATTCCCATCCCTCTACATAATCCTGGTCTCCATGTTGTTGCCATTAGAGCCATGGACGTCTCCTTTGTTTCCGCCTACATTCCTCACCCTAATGCCAACATCCTGTCTGAATTTAACCATATTCTCTCCACCATTCCCAGCCCTTTGGTGGTGCTAGGCGATTTTAATTGCCGTCACACGCTCTGGGGTTCTCATACTAATGATCCCTCATCTAGCTTTCTACTAGACCTACTAGATGATATGAACCTCTGTGTCCTGAATGATGGATCTGCTACCCGTAGGGTCTCCCCTACACAAAATGCTAGTGTCCCTGACCTTTCTTTTGCCTCTCCCACTCTAGTCTCAATTCTCTCTTGGTCTGTCCTGCCTAATTCATATGGCAGTGACCATTTCCCCATCTTAATTACTTTTCATAATTCCTTCTCCCCTAACCCTCCCATTCAACCTCTCCAGAAATATCGCCTCCTTCAAGCTGACTGGGGTAAATTTTCTTCCTTGGTAGATTCAGAACTTCACACCCTTCCCCAGGTAAACTCCTCTAATTCCCATGACGTCTATGAAAATTTTGTCTCCTCTTTAAAACGTGCGGCTGACGCGTCTATCCCCCTAAAAAACTCTGCCCGGAAATTTATTTCCTCCCCTCCATGGTGGGACGCCGAGTGCACCGATAGCGTTCGAAAACGGAGAGAAGCAGAAATCCGATACGCATCCTCTATTAATATGACCAATTATCTCGATCTTAAGAAAACTTCGGCACGCACCTGCAGATTATTggcgaaaaagaaaaaatctggTTGGCATAACTTCTGCGAATCGTTGTCTCCCCGTTCACCAGTATCGATAGTCTGGAAAAGAATTAAGGCATATCGCAGAGTCTTAGACGCCCATTCCTCAGACATTTCTTCCAATGACTCCAGTTGCTGGCTAGAAGACTTCATAAGTAAGCTAGCCCCTCCCTCTGTCCCTAGTTTTGAATGCCTTTCCTTGTCAGACTCTCCTCCCCCCTCTTCTGATAAATTCGATGAACCTTTTTCTCTTTCTGAATTATCTTGTGCTTTGGACCATCTGCGGGATTCCGCCCCGGGTGTAGATGGTATCCCATATTCTTTCATCTGTAAATCCTCTTCTCTTTGTAAACAAATACTCCTCAACCTTTTCAACTCTTTCTTCCTCTCTGGGGTAGTCCCCGAGTCTTGGAAATGCCAAATTATCTATACTATtcttaatatataattatatatattataatatatattattataaatccaAAAGATTCCTCCTCATACAGACCCATTGCTCTGTCCTCTGTTCTGGCTAAAATCATGGAGAACCTTATCAAGAACCGGCTTGAATGGTTTTTGGAAAGTAAAGGCATCTTATCTCCTTCTCAGTTTGGCTTCCGAAGAGGGATGGGTACTCTGGACAGCCTTAGCATTTTCGTTTCGGATGTTCGAATCgctttttcaaaaaatgaaagcGTAGTTGGTGTCTTTCTTGATGTTGCATCAGCTTACGATAACGTCCAACTTCCACTACTCAGGCAGAAGATGCATCAGCTGAGTGTTCCTGTGAGGTTGGTTAACATAATCTGCAACATGCTAATGTCTCGAACGATCACTATCCGTCATCAACATTCCGTTTCCCCATCCCGTTTAGTCTGGAAAGGCCTGCCCCAGGGCTCGGTCTTAAGCCCTATCCTGTATAACTTATATACTCACGATTTAGAGTCTTCGGTTAACTGCTTCTGCAAAATTCTACAGTACGCGGATGATATTGCCCTCTATTATAGTTTCTCCTCCCCTCAAGATGCCTCTTCTCGCTTAAACTCTGCTCTATACTACCTCAATCAGTGGCTATGCGACCATGGCCTTAGCCTATCAGTGCCTAAATGCAATGCGGTTGTCTTTTCTCGCAAACGTAATATCCCCCCTATTAACCTATCTATTGATAATGTTCCCATTTCTACTcttgacaaaattaaatttctCGGTATAATTCTTGACTCTAAATTATCTGGCCTTCACCATCTAGAATACATTAgcaaaaaatgtgaaaaaggTGTGAACGCCCTACGTGCCCTTTCTGGGGTTCGGTGGGGTGCTCACCCATCAACCCAAAGAATCCTTTATAATGCCATAATCCGGAGCCACTTTGACTACGGCAGCTTTCTGTTGGAGCCATGTAACAAAATTGCCTTAGCCAAATTGGATAAGATCCAAGCCAAATGTTTGCGAATTATTACAGGAGCTATGAAATGTTCCCCTATAAACGCTCTGCAGGTGGAATGTTTGGATCCTCCTCTTAACTTACGCAGACAATACCTCTCGGATAGATTCTTTTTCAAAGCTCTCCAAATTAAATCCCACCCCCTTCTTCCTCTTTTAAAAACACTGCATGAGCTTATTGCCTCTTCCCGTTACTGGTCACACAAACTTCCTCCTCCCCTTATTAACAGCTACAGTAAAGTCAATGATCCTCACATATCCCTAGTCCAGTCCAATACTAACCCTCTTTTTGAAGTTAGTTTCGAAACGTTACTCTTTCAACCGAAAGTCATTCTCAGCCTCGGTATTTCCAAACATGACCCTGGtgctaataataaattaaataagattttaaCCGAAGACTGGCAAGACTGGCTCACTATGTACACTGATGCTTCCAAAATTTCAGAAGATGGCATTGTGGGAACTGCGGTGTGGATccctaaatataaaattattctgaGCAATAAAGTTTCTCCACACTCCTCTATCTATACAGGGGAATCAATAGCCCTTTTAGAAGCTGTTAAATACGTCGATTCTCATAGTCTAAACAAAACTTTAATTCTTTCTGACTCTCTAAGCTGCCTTcaagatttgataaaatttcCTTTTCGTGCTCGTCATAACTTCCCCATTATTCTTCAGATCAAGCAACTTCTGTTTAAATGTCACTCTTCAGGTATTCAAGTTACTTTGGCCTGGATCCCCAGTCACTCGGGCATCGTGGGTAACGATAATGCAGATTCACTTGCCAAGGTAGCAATTCGAAATGGAGATGATTCTTACCTCAGGACTTGTTTCCCTCGAGATCTGTGCTGCACCGCCAAACCTTCTATGATGAAGAGCTGGGATTCCCTTTGGCAGAAAACCCGTAAAGTCAAAGGTAAATTCTTCGGATCCATTCAACCTTCTATTCCTCACAAAGCTTGGTTTAGTAAACACAAGAATTTTAAGAAATTGGCTACATCGGTCATCATTCGATTGCGGCTTGGTTTTGTCTGTACTCCAGTTTTTTTGGCTAAGATCAGAGTCAGAGATCATTCTATCTGTGAATGTGGCCTGGAGGAGGGTACTCTGGAACACTTATTCTTTTCCTGCCCCCGTCTTATTACGCCCCTTTATGACCTCCTTCCTAATGACATCCCACGTCCTATTAACATTCCTTTTTTACTAACCCTAGTCCATTCTCCCATTATTAAAACgttatataagtttattatagttcggccattcagagaatgcgttcctgacacgtcgcgattgaactgacgacgtaactttgcaatggcgttgcagttacgataaaaatatttttgctggttgtttaccgttttaacaattgaggagcattaaaacaacattattatatcaataatcaatgaatgttattacgtcgtcagttcaatcgcgacgtgtcaggaacgcattctctgaatggccgaactatagtattaaTCAGATATATATATAACATAATTCACCGCCTATACTCACAATAGTTATTATTGTTTCGATGTTTCGATGTTACTTTTTCGCTCTTACTTCAAATATGTATGACATTGACAATACTGACAATTAATCATTTATGTTCTAACAGCTGTGCCGTCTCGTGTTTGTcacaaatactaacaaatgtttTGTCCCCCTTTTTCAGCTCTACAATCGCTGTAGTCACTAGagaataataagtattattttatttttaattaaaaaccgatCAGTGTAATTTCCTACCTTGACGTTGGCAAAATCTTCGATACAAATGAAGGAGCCATaaacaaaaagaagaagaagaagaagaagttagaAGTGGCGCCCTCCAAATGAATATAGACAGAAATTGTCTCATAGttactttttacttttgtttgtgtatgtaatATTGCGAGTAAGACAAGgtggatttatattttttgtctgatgtgtcgtgacATGACGCGTcagaactggggcccgattctcctaagttaataatgtcaaaatcgaatcgcaatatgatcgcaatagcagttttaaccatatcgggcattctgctactaataaaagaccaatcgtattcgattgacatttgattggtgtgcgattggtctgctattttggtgattttggtctatacggtagtttgctgtacaatcattttgcaatcgtaaatcatttgcagacaaaatgattcattattgaatgacagaaaaggataaaaacgtttatttcaaagaaaaaatagcggaatgtcaCATACGCTTTAATcttaatcgagtcgggattggatctcagtcgaatcgagtcgaacgtgaatcgtatgtcgcttaagtaaaattaggagaattggGCCCCTGTATCGGTTCCATACATAAGCCATCACAACACAACACGTTACGCACTAGTGTGAACGTtaccatcctactaatattataaacgcgaaagtttgtatacatggatggatggatgtttgttcctctttcacgcaaaaactactgaatggattttaatgaaactttacaataatatagcttatacattagaataacacataggctgcaatcagtgccggctttaattctactagcgccctgggcgagatttctacggcgcccccaactgcaattcaaacccatacgaaaaacagagacatagtatatgtagttaccgatagcgcgagcgaagcgagcgcgaatttttttttcatagttcacaagtccaagcaaaaattacctaaaatgtagcccaatcgtacataagttattgctggttggtgaatgcaaaaacacgggaacacaggttctgattgcgcgagcgaagcgagttcgaaattttttgttatattttagaactcaaaacaaaaatgacttaaaatgttgcccaaacgtacataactgtttgctggtgttggcgcctatgtattaaaattttgggacttaaagtagtaccgtaaataagaaagttcatatgggaACTAGAATtcactttcttattaataaaaggacttaaaaacgacgctacctttttgctagggtagacaaaaaaatgttgaaaaataaaaacaactataaagtgaagcaagcccgaaaaagcttttttgagatttggatcactaaaagtccttaacatatacctataataaaaggcgactgtgaagtgaagaagccgcgagcgaagggagcgcgaatttttttgagtattgggacattaaattcaaagtagctaaatgtgaaaaaaacgtaagtgtaaagaaaccgcgagcgaagcgagcgcgaaaatttttgagttttgggacataaaagtagtgtatctaacgcgcccggcattgtatgacaatacattaatttaattgaaatttcttggtccaggagcgtaccgcggcgcccctgagcccgcggcgcccgggttattcgcacaccatgcaccataggttaaggcggccctgatgctatccatacatttggatacagttcttgtaagctgcgatctttgatgaaaattaaaacaaaaataggagtaaaattctgatcaaggattggttgggggccgGGGGCcgtatgtccggcgccctgggccgtcgcccaaccgcaccctaccctaaagccgctactggctacaatttataaacatattgttcgaaatactaatcctgcg harbors:
- the LOC124645151 gene encoding uncharacterized protein LOC124645151, translating into MENLIKNRLEWFLESKGILSPSQFGFRRGMGTLDSLSIFVSDVRIAFSKNESVVGVFLDVASAYDNVQLPLLRQKMHQLSVPVRLVNIICNMLMSRTITIRHQHSVSPSRLVWKGLPQGSVLSPILYNLYTHDLESSVNCFCKILQYADDIALYYSFSSPQDASSRLNSALYYLNQWLCDHGLSLSVPKCNAVVFSRKRNIPPINLSIDNVPISTLDKIKFLGIILDSKLSGLHHLEYISKKCEKGVNALRALSGVRWGAHPSTQRILYNAIIRSHFDYGSFLLEPCNKIALAKLDKIQAKCLRIITGAMKCSPINALQVECLDPPLNLRRQYLSDRFFFKALQIKSHPLLPLLKTLHELIASSRYWSHKLPPPLINSYSKVNDPHISLVQSNTNPLFEVSFETLLFQPKVILSLGISKHDPGANNKLNKILTEDWQDWLTMYTDASKISEDGIVGTAVWIPKYKIILSNKVSPHSSIYTGESIALLEAVKYVDSHSLNKTLILSDSLSCLQDLIKFPFRARHNFPIILQIKQLLFKCHSSGIQVTLAWIPSHSGIVGNDNADSLAKVAIRNGDDSYLRTCFPRDLCCTAKPSMMKSWDSLWQKTRKVKGKFFGSIQPSIPHKAWFSKHKNFKKLATSVIIRLRLGFVCTPVFLAKIRVRDHSICECGLEEGTLEHLFFSCPRLITPLYDLLPNDIPRPINIPFLLTLVHSPIIKTLYKFISINQIYI